ATTTCACTAGGAATGAGAAGGTGTTTTGATTAACTTCGAAGAATTCATTGTCTGCAATGCCGTACTTATTAGCCCAGTAATCGTATTCGACACCGACAAATAATTTGTTGGCTTTATCCTTACCCATAATGGCCTGACCAAGGTCATATTTCAGCTGTGGGTTAATGTGCAGGTTCTCTTTAGCGCCGTCATCATCATAAGAAATTACCCAGTCAATATAACCGTCAAAAACGATATTGCTGTTACCAATGGGGATATCAATACGGAAGGCAGGGGATATTTGCCAACCGTCTTTATGGACTTCGTCATGCAGTGACTGACGACGGAACGTGTTTAACTGGAAATAAGTGAAACCAGGGATTTGGATATCCATGCCGATACCATACAGCAGAGATTCTACATCACCTTTACCTTCTTCCAAGGACAGCGCCAGAGACAGATCGCTGATTGGTCCCATACTTGGCATACCGAAGATCTTACCCATGGAGAAACGGGTGGTGATCTCACCATAGGTGGTGTCGTCCATGCCATTATTGTTGCCGTTAAAGAAGGTCACATCTTGGAATGCAAACCAGTCACCGTATTTCCAGGCACCGGCCGTTTCGAAGGTTATGGTTGTTTGATCGTGTGGATCGACTTCATAGTCTTGACCATATAACGCGGAGACACTGAAATCCCACCAATGAAGCAGCTCATCACTCAAGGCTGATGGTGAAGCAAGCAGCAAAGCAGAGCACAGCACAGCTTTCTTGTTCATCGCAATATCCTCATATTTTATTGTTGTTGCAGACAATCCTGTCAGCAATCAGCTTGTAAAAGCCCCTTAAATATAAAGATTTGTGAACAAGATTAAGCGATCTGGTTCATGTTTTGAGCGATTGTTTTCAATCTGTTTTTTATTTTTACATCTTGTGCAAATGGTATTGCTATGGCAGGAGATGCGGGGATATTGCCTGTGGTTAAACATGGTGTAAGGCGCTGAGATAACAGGAATTTATTGATATGAACTTTGGCTAGAGCAAAAGAAAGCCCGGTAACGCGGTTTGGGAGACGCTACCGGGCTTGGGGAGGACAGTTACAGTGATTCTTTCACTGATTCAATTGCAGCATCAGTTGCTTCTAACTCTTCGGTTTCACTCATTTTGTCATAGTCTCTTGGCTCATTACGGCTGGCCAGAGGCTTGTCTTTTTGTTTAATGAGTTGGCGTTCCAAGCGGTCAAACACTTCGGCCAAAGCTTCATGATAATTTTTATTATCAGCAGAAGCTTCAATAGGACCTACGGAACTTTTTACTGCAATTTCAATATGGAACTGTTTTGGCGGCTCCAGTTTTACAAAAACGTCCTGGCTGTGAAAAGTCACCTGGTATTTATCCAGTTTTTCCAGCTTGGAAATGATGAAGTCACGTTGTTCGGCGGTAAGTTCAAAACCTTTAGCAGTAATTTTTCCGTTCATAATCAACATATCCCAACTTTACTCGTCTTGTTGGTTATTACATTCCGCTGAAATAGTGGGTAAAAATGTGATGAAAATCACATTTCGAATTAAGCGTCGGCTAAAGTGGATGGTTTGGCTGTTTTATCCGCACATTTATATGTTTTTGGTTATTTTAATAAGTAATTTTGTGTTTGGTTTGTTTTTATTCGTGCTGTATTGCGTGGTTAATATGAAAATTATTTTGGCTGTAAGGGATTTATCATAACTGCTGTATTGTCATTTTGTTTTTATCTATCCGATTACAGACAAAATAGCCCTCTCATTATTCCTAATTAAAATTAATTGTGAAGTAGATCTCGTTTAATCTGTGGCGTAGTGACTTGAGTTCACGGCATACTGGTTGAATAAAAAAACCACAGGGATAGGTAATGGATTACACCAGTTATTATGGCGTTGACTGGGTGGCAATGGTGCTAACATTTTTAGCGATTTGGCAGGTAGGAAACCGCAATAAAATCGGCTTTATTTTGATGATGTTTGGTAATTCCAGCTGGATGGTCGTGGGCTACCTGTCTGGCAGTATGGCAATGATAGTCGCAAACCTTATTTTTCTACTGATGAATATTCGGGCCATTTTGAAATGGTCTTAACCTGCTAGTGCTATCGCTTTTACTGCATCACGTCTACCGTGAATACGGGGTGAATGGCTAGCTGTAATGATGGTGTTGGTTTAGATGCTCCTATTGTTCGCTGAATTGATATTAGGAGCG
This region of Shewanella sp. NFH-SH190041 genomic DNA includes:
- a CDS encoding outer membrane protein OmpK; translated protein: MNKKAVLCSALLLASPSALSDELLHWWDFSVSALYGQDYEVDPHDQTTITFETAGAWKYGDWFAFQDVTFFNGNNNGMDDTTYGEITTRFSMGKIFGMPSMGPISDLSLALSLEEGKGDVESLLYGIGMDIQIPGFTYFQLNTFRRQSLHDEVHKDGWQISPAFRIDIPIGNSNIVFDGYIDWVISYDDDGAKENLHINPQLKYDLGQAIMGKDKANKLFVGVEYDYWANKYGIADNEFFEVNQNTFSFLVKYHF
- the hpf gene encoding ribosome hibernation-promoting factor, HPF/YfiA family codes for the protein MNGKITAKGFELTAEQRDFIISKLEKLDKYQVTFHSQDVFVKLEPPKQFHIEIAVKSSVGPIEASADNKNYHEALAEVFDRLERQLIKQKDKPLASRNEPRDYDKMSETEELEATDAAIESVKESL